From the genome of Devriesea agamarum, one region includes:
- the whiA gene encoding DNA-binding protein WhiA, translating into MALTASVKEELARVEVTKPSCRKAEVAAILRFAGGLHLVAGRIAIEVELDVAAAARRLRRDVQELYGHSSELAVLAPSGIRRTTRYLVRVLGDGQILARQTGLLDARGHPVRGMPPQIVGGAMHDAEAAWRGAFLAHGSLTEPGRSAALELTCPGPEAALAMVGAARRLGIASKAREVRGVDRVVMRDGDAIAALLTRLGAHETVLVWEERRMRREVRATANRLANFDDANLRRSARAAVAAGARVERALEILGDRTPEHLRAAGLLRIAHKQASLEELGALADPPMTKDAVAGRIRRLLAMADKQAEADGIPGTDVNLGSEQVD; encoded by the coding sequence ATGGCGCTGACCGCGTCCGTTAAAGAAGAGCTGGCACGAGTTGAGGTCACCAAGCCGTCGTGTCGTAAAGCTGAAGTCGCCGCTATTTTGCGTTTTGCGGGCGGTCTGCATTTGGTTGCCGGACGGATCGCCATTGAGGTTGAACTCGATGTGGCGGCGGCGGCCCGGCGTTTACGACGCGATGTGCAGGAACTGTACGGCCACAGCAGTGAACTTGCGGTGCTAGCGCCGTCGGGTATCCGTCGTACCACCCGCTATCTGGTGCGAGTGCTCGGGGATGGGCAGATTCTCGCGCGGCAGACCGGACTGCTCGATGCGCGTGGACACCCGGTGAGGGGGATGCCTCCTCAGATTGTCGGGGGTGCGATGCACGATGCCGAAGCTGCGTGGCGCGGAGCGTTTTTGGCCCACGGTTCGCTCACCGAACCTGGTCGCAGCGCAGCCTTGGAACTGACTTGCCCTGGACCGGAGGCGGCGCTGGCCATGGTTGGGGCAGCCCGGAGGCTGGGAATCGCCTCCAAAGCGCGGGAAGTGCGCGGTGTGGACCGGGTAGTGATGCGCGACGGCGACGCCATTGCGGCCTTACTCACCCGGCTCGGCGCGCACGAAACTGTGTTGGTGTGGGAAGAGCGCAGAATGCGTCGCGAGGTGCGGGCGACAGCTAATCGCCTCGCGAATTTTGACGACGCTAACCTGCGCCGCAGTGCCAGAGCTGCGGTGGCCGCCGGGGCCCGAGTGGAAAGGGCGTTGGAGATCCTGGGGGATCGCACCCCGGAGCATCTGCGCGCCGCGGGTTTACTGCGGATTGCCCATAAGCAGGCCAGCCTGGAAGAGCTGGGGGCGCTTGCGGATCCGCCCATGACGAAGGATGCGGTGGCGGGTCGAATTCGGCGTCTGCTCGCGATGGCCGATAAACAAGCCGAGGCAGACGGCATCCCCGGCACAGACGTCAATCTCGGATCTGAGCAGGTGGACTGA
- the uvrA gene encoding excinuclease ABC subunit UvrA, with protein MMETLVVRGAREHNLKNVDIQIPRDQLVVFSGLSGSGKSSLAFDTIFAEGQRRYVESLSAYARQFLGQMDKPDVDFIGGLSPAVAIDQKSTSRNPRSTVGTITEIYDYLRLLFSRAGTQHCPKCGEEVSASSAQQIVDTILRLDEGTRFQILAPVVRGRKGEFVDLLDSLRSQGFARARIDATVRRLDESITLDKKFKHTIEVVVDRLVARPDARRRLTDSVETALKIAEGVVVLDLVDMDDDDPARQRRFSEKRACPNEHPLAIDDIEPRSFSFNAPYGACPDCTGLGSRLEVDPELVVPDEELSLSQGAIAPWAQNSADYHQQVMSGLAEELGFDMDTPWRALPKRAKDALLHGKDHKVHVRYRNRFGRERMYSTGFEGVIHFLNRRHDGTESDWAREKYEAYMRQVPCQTCGGARLRPEILAVTVGGRSIADVTSMSISEASEFLGSLTLGARQAKIADSVLKEIRARLGFLLDVGLDYLTLARAAATLSGGEAQRIRLATQIGSGLVGVLYVLDEPSIGLHQRDNQRLIKTLTRLRDLGNTLVVVEHDEDTLNAADWVVDIGPAAGEHGGKVVHSGTVAALKKNRESLTGRYLSGELSIPVPSTRRPIDPSRVLTVVGARENNLQSIDVTFPLGTLTAVTGVSGSGKSTLVNDILFQTLARELNRARTVAGRHKRVEGLENLDKVVHVDQSPIGRTPRSNPATYTGVWDHVRKLFAQTNEAKLRGYQPGRFSFNVKGGRCEACSGDGTLKIEMNFLPDVYVLCEECKGARYNRETLEVRFKGKNVADVLDMSIEEALEFFDAVPPIRRQMQTLVDVGLGYVRLGQSAPTLSGGEAQRVKLASELHKRSNGRTVYVLDEPTTGLHFDDVRKLLGVLDGLVDKGNTVIVIEHNLDVIKTADYVIDLGPEGGHGGGKVIATGTPEEVARVEGSYTGHYLAPMLASA; from the coding sequence GTGATGGAAACCCTCGTCGTCCGCGGAGCACGCGAACACAATCTGAAGAATGTTGATATCCAGATCCCCCGAGATCAGCTAGTCGTCTTCTCGGGGCTGTCTGGGTCTGGCAAGTCCTCACTCGCATTCGACACGATTTTTGCCGAAGGCCAGCGTCGCTACGTCGAGTCGTTATCCGCTTATGCGCGCCAGTTCCTCGGGCAGATGGATAAGCCGGATGTTGATTTCATCGGGGGACTGTCCCCAGCGGTTGCCATCGATCAGAAATCCACGAGCCGAAACCCCCGCTCCACGGTGGGAACGATCACAGAAATCTACGATTACCTGAGGCTTTTATTCTCCAGGGCAGGCACACAGCACTGTCCTAAATGCGGGGAAGAGGTCTCAGCATCCAGTGCTCAGCAGATTGTGGACACGATTTTGCGCCTGGACGAAGGCACCAGATTTCAAATCCTCGCTCCGGTTGTGCGCGGGCGCAAAGGGGAGTTTGTCGATCTGCTGGACTCGCTGCGGTCCCAGGGCTTTGCACGGGCGAGGATTGACGCAACGGTGCGGCGACTCGATGAGTCCATCACGCTCGATAAGAAGTTCAAACACACCATTGAGGTCGTTGTGGACCGCCTCGTTGCGCGGCCCGATGCTCGCAGGCGTCTTACCGATTCAGTGGAAACTGCGTTGAAGATTGCCGAAGGAGTAGTTGTCCTCGACCTCGTCGATATGGACGACGATGATCCCGCCCGCCAGCGCAGGTTCTCAGAAAAGCGTGCGTGTCCCAATGAGCATCCGCTGGCTATCGACGACATCGAGCCTCGGTCCTTCTCCTTTAACGCACCCTATGGCGCCTGTCCGGACTGCACCGGGCTCGGTTCCCGGCTCGAAGTGGATCCCGAGTTGGTTGTTCCCGATGAGGAGCTTTCCCTTTCCCAGGGCGCGATCGCCCCGTGGGCCCAGAACTCAGCGGACTACCACCAACAGGTAATGTCCGGTCTTGCTGAAGAACTCGGATTCGATATGGATACTCCGTGGCGCGCGCTGCCCAAGCGGGCTAAAGATGCGCTATTGCACGGTAAAGACCACAAGGTCCACGTCCGGTATCGCAATCGTTTTGGGCGCGAGCGCATGTATTCCACCGGCTTCGAGGGGGTCATCCACTTCTTGAATCGGCGGCACGATGGCACCGAGTCTGATTGGGCGCGCGAGAAATACGAGGCCTATATGCGCCAGGTGCCATGTCAGACGTGTGGTGGGGCGAGGCTGCGTCCGGAAATTCTCGCCGTCACGGTCGGTGGCCGTTCTATCGCCGATGTCACCTCCATGTCTATTTCTGAGGCCTCAGAGTTTTTAGGGAGTCTTACGCTCGGTGCACGCCAAGCCAAAATCGCCGATAGCGTGTTAAAAGAGATCCGGGCTCGGCTTGGATTCTTACTCGACGTGGGTCTGGATTATCTGACCCTGGCCCGGGCCGCTGCCACGCTGTCGGGCGGTGAAGCTCAGCGTATTCGCCTTGCAACGCAGATCGGTTCCGGTTTGGTGGGTGTTCTCTACGTTCTGGATGAACCGTCCATCGGCCTTCATCAACGAGATAACCAGCGCCTGATTAAAACCTTGACCCGGTTGCGCGATCTCGGAAACACGCTGGTGGTCGTCGAACATGACGAAGATACGCTCAACGCTGCTGACTGGGTGGTCGATATCGGTCCGGCAGCCGGTGAACACGGCGGAAAAGTGGTGCATTCAGGAACGGTTGCCGCGCTGAAGAAGAATCGGGAATCACTGACCGGCCGCTATTTATCTGGCGAACTGTCAATCCCGGTGCCCTCCACCAGGCGCCCGATTGATCCGTCCCGGGTACTGACCGTGGTCGGAGCGCGCGAGAACAACCTCCAGTCCATTGATGTCACGTTCCCGCTCGGAACTCTCACCGCGGTCACAGGGGTCTCAGGATCGGGTAAATCGACGCTGGTCAACGATATTTTGTTCCAGACCCTCGCTCGGGAACTCAACCGTGCACGGACGGTGGCTGGGCGCCATAAGCGCGTCGAAGGACTGGAAAATCTCGACAAGGTGGTTCACGTTGATCAATCTCCGATAGGTCGTACCCCGCGCTCAAATCCTGCTACCTACACCGGTGTGTGGGATCACGTTCGCAAGCTTTTCGCGCAGACCAATGAGGCCAAGCTACGCGGGTACCAGCCTGGCCGGTTTTCGTTCAACGTTAAGGGCGGGCGCTGCGAGGCATGCTCTGGTGATGGCACTCTCAAAATTGAGATGAACTTCCTCCCGGACGTGTATGTCTTATGCGAAGAATGCAAGGGCGCTCGGTATAACCGGGAAACCCTGGAAGTGCGTTTCAAAGGGAAAAACGTTGCCGATGTGCTCGACATGTCGATCGAAGAAGCCCTTGAGTTCTTTGACGCGGTGCCGCCGATTCGACGTCAAATGCAAACCCTGGTGGATGTGGGTCTGGGGTATGTGCGGCTAGGCCAAAGTGCGCCAACCCTGTCCGGAGGGGAAGCGCAGCGCGTCAAACTCGCTTCGGAACTGCATAAACGCTCAAACGGACGCACCGTCTATGTGCTGGATGAGCCCACCACTGGTTTGCATTTCGACGATGTGCGAAAGCTGCTCGGTGTGCTCGACGGGCTGGTGGACAAAGGCAACACCGTGATCGTGATCGAACATAATCTCGATGTCATCAAAACCGCGGACTATGTCATCGACCTCGGTCCAGAAGGGGGGCACGGCGGCGGCAAAGTTATCGCCACCGGAACCCCCGAGGAGGTCGCCCGGGTTGAGGGCTCCTACACCGGTCACTATCTCGCGCCGATGCTGGCATCAGCCTGA
- the uvrC gene encoding excinuclease ABC subunit UvrC translates to MADPVTYRPSPGSIPTTPGVYRFRDQDGRVIYVGKAKNLRARLSNYFQDLASLHPRTRRMVTTACSVEWTVVGTEVEALTLEYSWIKEFDPRFNVKFRDDKSYPYLAVTMGDKIPRALVTRRAKKPGDRFFGPYTHVWAIRETLDLLLRVFPVRTCSPGVYRRAERSARPCLLGFIDKCSAPCVGRIDAQRHHELAEQLCDFMAGNTGKYVRKLEDDMRRAAEELDFETAARYRDDLQALTKVREKNTVVLSDATDADVIGIAMDELEASIQVFHVRGGRIRGQRGWTVELVDSSGLEDLVERTLTTLYEDSHAPKEVLVPHLPSSLDELRAHLGASVDIRVPQRGEKKDLHATVTANAADALRLHKLRRTGDLTARSKALEDLATALGLDTPPLRIECYDVSHSQGTNVVASMVVFEDGLPRKSEYRRFSIRGEAARDDTASLHDVISRRLARHLAERDRTCTSEATAPGHFTPEDPQIDSPEAANTLSTNMDRRFAYPPSLIVVDGGPAQVAAAQAAFDEHGITDIALVGLAKRLEEVWLPGDEFPVILPRTSDALFLLQRLRDEAHRFAIAFHRSKRGRAMQESILDQISGLGPKRRAALLAQFTTVKALRAADPQEIAKVPGFGPALAEQVWRALQSEKEEPAVNMTTGEILDPS, encoded by the coding sequence ATGGCAGATCCCGTCACATACCGCCCCTCGCCGGGAAGTATTCCGACCACACCCGGGGTTTATCGTTTCCGCGACCAGGATGGCCGTGTCATCTACGTGGGGAAGGCAAAGAACCTCCGGGCGCGGCTCTCGAACTATTTTCAAGACCTCGCCTCGCTGCATCCACGCACCCGGCGGATGGTGACAACAGCGTGCTCCGTCGAATGGACGGTGGTCGGCACCGAAGTTGAGGCGCTCACCCTCGAATACTCCTGGATTAAAGAATTCGATCCGCGTTTCAATGTGAAGTTCAGGGACGATAAGTCCTACCCGTATCTCGCGGTTACCATGGGCGACAAGATTCCCCGGGCGCTGGTCACCCGACGGGCGAAAAAACCGGGGGATCGGTTCTTTGGTCCCTACACACATGTCTGGGCCATTCGAGAGACCCTGGATCTACTTCTGCGGGTTTTCCCCGTGCGCACCTGCTCTCCAGGTGTATATCGACGTGCTGAACGGTCCGCCCGCCCATGCCTGCTCGGATTTATCGATAAGTGTTCAGCTCCCTGCGTTGGCCGCATTGATGCGCAGCGCCACCATGAACTCGCAGAACAACTATGTGACTTCATGGCGGGTAACACCGGTAAATACGTCCGCAAACTTGAGGACGACATGCGTCGTGCCGCCGAAGAGCTCGATTTCGAGACTGCGGCCCGCTACCGCGATGACCTCCAAGCTTTGACCAAGGTGCGGGAAAAGAACACGGTGGTGCTCTCAGACGCCACCGATGCCGATGTGATTGGTATTGCCATGGACGAGTTGGAAGCATCAATTCAGGTCTTCCACGTGCGCGGAGGGCGAATCAGAGGGCAGCGCGGCTGGACTGTTGAACTCGTGGATTCCTCAGGGCTAGAAGACCTGGTAGAGCGCACCTTGACCACGCTGTATGAAGATTCCCATGCCCCGAAAGAAGTGCTAGTTCCGCATCTTCCCAGCTCTTTGGATGAATTGCGTGCACATTTGGGCGCGAGCGTCGATATTAGAGTTCCCCAGCGGGGAGAAAAAAAGGACCTGCACGCGACAGTCACCGCCAACGCCGCCGATGCTCTACGTCTACACAAATTACGGCGCACCGGAGATCTCACCGCTCGCTCCAAAGCACTGGAAGACCTCGCAACGGCGCTGGGCTTAGATACCCCGCCACTGCGGATTGAATGCTACGACGTCTCGCATTCGCAGGGCACCAACGTAGTCGCCTCCATGGTGGTATTTGAAGATGGCTTGCCACGCAAAAGCGAATATCGCCGTTTCAGCATTAGGGGAGAAGCAGCCCGTGATGACACCGCATCCCTTCACGATGTGATCTCACGCCGTCTGGCCCGTCACCTTGCCGAACGGGACCGCACATGCACTAGCGAAGCCACAGCACCCGGTCATTTCACCCCTGAGGATCCTCAGATCGACAGTCCCGAGGCCGCCAACACGCTCAGCACAAATATGGACCGTCGCTTTGCGTACCCACCCTCGCTGATCGTGGTCGACGGAGGACCAGCCCAGGTCGCCGCAGCCCAGGCCGCCTTCGATGAACACGGGATTACCGATATCGCATTAGTTGGCCTGGCTAAACGACTGGAAGAGGTGTGGCTGCCCGGAGATGAATTCCCCGTCATCCTCCCTCGCACCAGTGATGCGCTTTTTCTGTTACAGCGCTTGCGAGACGAAGCCCACCGCTTTGCTATTGCCTTTCACCGCTCGAAACGGGGCCGGGCAATGCAAGAAAGCATTCTTGATCAAATCTCGGGTCTCGGACCGAAACGGCGAGCGGCTTTGCTAGCACAGTTCACCACCGTGAAAGCTCTTCGCGCAGCAGATCCCCAGGAGATCGCGAAAGTTCCTGGTTTCGGGCCCGCGTTAGCGGAGCAGGTGTGGCGGGCACTACAATCCGAGAAGGAGGAACCAGCGGTAAATATGACCACGGGTGAGATCCTCGATCCGAGCTAG
- the gap gene encoding type I glyceraldehyde-3-phosphate dehydrogenase: protein MTIKVGINGFGRIGRNFLRAALAQGADIEIVGVNDLTDNKTLAHLLKYDSILGVLKEDVSYDDDSITVGGKSFKALEERDPANLPWGELGADIVLESTGRFTDATKAKAHLDAGAKKVVISAPAKNEDATFVIGVNDQDYDPANHNIISNASCTTNCLAPLAKVLNDEFGIVKGLMTTVHAYTADQNLQDGPHSDLRRARAAALNIIPTKTGAAKAVALVLPELKGKFDGYALRVPTPTGSVTDLTFEASREVTVEEVNAAVKKAAEGALKGVLAYTEDPIVSSDIVTDPHSSIFDAGCTKVIGNQVKVVSWYDNEWGYSNRLVDLISLVGKSL, encoded by the coding sequence GTGACCATCAAAGTCGGCATTAACGGATTCGGTCGTATCGGGCGCAACTTCCTGCGCGCCGCCCTCGCTCAGGGCGCGGATATCGAGATCGTGGGCGTCAACGACCTCACCGACAACAAGACCCTCGCTCACCTCCTCAAGTACGACTCGATCCTCGGTGTTCTGAAAGAGGATGTCTCCTACGACGACGATTCCATCACCGTCGGCGGAAAGTCCTTCAAGGCCCTCGAAGAGCGCGACCCGGCAAACCTCCCCTGGGGCGAGCTCGGCGCGGACATCGTGCTCGAGTCCACCGGCCGCTTCACCGATGCCACCAAGGCCAAGGCTCACCTGGACGCCGGCGCCAAGAAGGTCGTCATCTCCGCTCCGGCGAAGAACGAAGACGCCACCTTCGTGATCGGTGTGAACGACCAGGATTACGATCCGGCCAACCACAACATCATCTCGAACGCATCCTGCACCACCAACTGCCTTGCGCCGCTGGCCAAGGTCCTGAACGACGAGTTCGGCATCGTCAAGGGCCTGATGACCACGGTTCACGCGTACACCGCTGACCAGAACCTGCAGGATGGCCCCCACTCGGATCTGCGTCGCGCCCGCGCCGCTGCTCTGAACATCATCCCGACCAAGACCGGTGCTGCTAAGGCTGTCGCCCTGGTCCTGCCGGAGCTGAAGGGCAAGTTCGATGGCTACGCTCTGCGCGTGCCCACCCCCACCGGTTCCGTCACCGACCTCACCTTCGAGGCATCCCGTGAGGTGACCGTCGAAGAGGTCAACGCTGCGGTGAAGAAGGCTGCTGAGGGTGCGCTTAAGGGTGTCCTGGCCTACACCGAGGACCCGATCGTGTCCTCCGACATCGTGACCGACCCGCACAGCTCGATCTTCGACGCTGGCTGCACCAAGGTCATTGGCAACCAGGTCAAGGTCGTCTCCTGGTACGACAACGAGTGGGGCTACTCCAACCGCCTCGTCGACCTGATCTCGCTCGTGGGCAAGAGCCTCTGA
- a CDS encoding sialidase family protein — protein MTMSHHGPHPSRRMLLSLGACAAIAPALTSWTQPAAAAQYAPLQPTAPVPISPKPIVMYPRVPAQQLSDAKPVDLAVRYSGMFPRYRIPAIATLSDGSVLAVYDGRPTMHDLPSNIAVLARRSRDEGRTWGPVEIIRKEAAPKGFGDPSILVDQTTNRIIVFYAASIKQGFFGSGTGTDPQDPNLLHPDISISDDGGKTWTHRRLTQQIREPEWAGMFASSGGGTQLKYGRFAGRLLQTYAVRYQGANWAMVAYSDDHGETWKHSQLVGPGADENKVVELSDGTVMLNSRAKPRRLIARSVDGGVTFTPFKADPALLDPANNGDIRRLYPDAAQGSDAAKILVFSNTEHELTRRNLAIKVSYDDGATWSGRLIVDEGSSGYSTMTVLPSGDIGMLYERSAYDAVSFLRIPLAKLKGPRTSLELVSGSAKAGTKSSLTVRVRNLSKTAIPAGTLEVVGIAGMKTVSIACPSIAAKANADLKVDVEFPAISQGKVPVRFVHNVPANGAESGTSTAYAEVTVDHNGVPVGGLIVEPMHDSTWIGGADGIVGDVIWPHIALRNCGNVTFSDVVVKDSNGRMARFDKIGPGQITLVRDAALHPTITAEDVAAGKWSTTYTVTGNAGGRGTMSFTAPLEIRLTPLTPASAAG, from the coding sequence ATGACGATGTCTCATCATGGACCTCACCCTTCACGCAGGATGTTGCTTTCGCTCGGGGCATGTGCGGCCATAGCGCCCGCTCTCACCTCATGGACGCAACCTGCGGCGGCCGCCCAATACGCGCCGCTCCAACCCACTGCACCCGTTCCGATCTCTCCGAAACCCATCGTTATGTACCCACGTGTCCCTGCTCAACAGCTGAGCGATGCCAAACCCGTCGATCTCGCCGTGCGGTATTCGGGTATGTTCCCCCGCTATCGCATCCCCGCGATCGCCACTCTGTCCGATGGCAGCGTGCTCGCCGTCTATGACGGACGGCCAACCATGCACGATTTACCGTCGAACATCGCTGTTCTTGCGCGTCGTTCCCGCGATGAAGGACGGACCTGGGGACCAGTCGAAATCATTCGCAAGGAGGCAGCGCCGAAAGGTTTCGGTGATCCAAGCATCCTGGTGGATCAGACGACCAACCGCATAATCGTGTTCTACGCGGCATCAATTAAACAGGGATTCTTCGGTTCGGGAACCGGCACCGACCCCCAGGACCCCAACCTGTTGCACCCGGATATTTCGATTAGCGACGACGGAGGGAAAACCTGGACTCATCGTCGGCTCACCCAGCAGATTCGCGAACCAGAATGGGCTGGCATGTTCGCCTCATCCGGCGGCGGCACCCAGCTCAAGTACGGACGGTTTGCCGGACGTCTGCTGCAGACATATGCCGTGAGGTACCAGGGCGCCAACTGGGCCATGGTGGCCTATTCCGACGACCATGGCGAGACCTGGAAGCATTCACAGCTGGTGGGCCCAGGAGCCGACGAAAACAAGGTGGTCGAGCTCAGTGACGGCACCGTGATGCTGAATTCTCGGGCTAAACCTCGGCGCCTGATCGCCCGGTCTGTTGATGGAGGCGTCACTTTTACTCCCTTCAAGGCCGACCCGGCTTTGCTTGATCCTGCTAATAACGGGGATATTCGGCGCCTGTACCCAGATGCAGCCCAGGGAAGTGATGCAGCGAAGATCCTGGTGTTCTCCAACACCGAGCATGAGCTCACTCGCCGTAATCTCGCGATTAAGGTCTCCTATGACGACGGTGCCACCTGGTCGGGGCGGCTGATCGTCGATGAGGGCTCCAGTGGCTACTCGACCATGACGGTGCTTCCCAGCGGGGATATTGGCATGCTGTATGAGCGGTCGGCCTATGACGCGGTGAGTTTCTTACGGATTCCGCTCGCGAAGCTGAAAGGTCCTAGGACTTCACTCGAACTTGTATCCGGCTCGGCAAAAGCAGGAACAAAATCCAGCTTGACCGTGCGGGTACGGAACCTCAGCAAAACTGCGATTCCCGCGGGAACGCTTGAGGTGGTTGGCATAGCGGGAATGAAAACGGTGTCCATTGCCTGTCCAAGCATCGCCGCTAAGGCGAATGCTGATCTGAAGGTGGACGTTGAGTTTCCGGCGATATCCCAGGGCAAGGTTCCTGTGCGCTTCGTGCATAACGTTCCTGCCAATGGCGCCGAATCGGGGACGTCCACGGCGTACGCAGAAGTCACCGTTGATCACAACGGCGTGCCCGTCGGTGGTCTGATCGTGGAGCCGATGCACGACTCCACGTGGATAGGCGGTGCTGATGGAATCGTGGGTGATGTCATCTGGCCACACATTGCATTGCGTAACTGCGGCAACGTGACCTTCAGCGATGTTGTTGTGAAGGACAGCAACGGACGGATGGCCCGATTCGACAAGATTGGTCCCGGGCAGATCACTCTGGTCCGCGATGCCGCACTGCACCCGACTATTACAGCTGAGGATGTCGCCGCAGGTAAGTGGAGCACAACCTACACGGTGACCGGCAATGCTGGGGGCCGGGGAACCATGTCCTTCACGGCGCCGCTCGAGATTCGGCTGACGCCGCTGACCCCGGCCTCTGCTGCTGGGTGA
- a CDS encoding gluconeogenesis factor YvcK family protein, with product MKRQIVSPDAGDRARIRRYTTGPYAVRGPKVVALGGGHGLAANLRALRHLSDDLTAVVTVADNGGSSGRIRAQLPVLPPGDLRMALAALCDDSDWGLVWHDVVQHRFETDGDLTGHALGNLLIVALWQILDDPVAGLQQVGALLGARGTVLPMALEPLDIEAEVVMRGVRRLIRGQAQVARAEGVVDQLRLSPADPEVPEQAIRAIEQADWVIAGPGSWYTSVLPHFMVPQLADALRRSQARICITMNLSAGVSETEGMTSSDLLRVLLERAKGRSFDALVADPTCLDDALDLAEFAESHGIHTVLRQVSIGDGTARHDPVRLAAAYRDVFDSVFSDVE from the coding sequence ATGAAACGCCAGATCGTGAGTCCCGATGCTGGGGATCGCGCCCGGATTCGGCGGTACACAACCGGTCCTTATGCTGTGCGCGGGCCCAAAGTGGTTGCACTCGGAGGTGGACACGGGCTCGCTGCGAATCTTCGAGCCCTGAGGCATTTATCGGATGATCTCACCGCCGTGGTGACGGTGGCAGATAACGGAGGGTCCTCGGGCAGAATCCGGGCGCAGCTTCCCGTATTACCTCCTGGTGATTTGAGAATGGCCTTAGCGGCACTATGTGATGATTCCGACTGGGGCCTCGTGTGGCATGACGTGGTGCAACATCGGTTTGAAACCGACGGCGACCTCACGGGGCATGCGCTAGGAAATCTGTTGATCGTGGCCCTCTGGCAGATACTTGACGACCCGGTGGCAGGCCTACAGCAGGTGGGGGCGCTGCTGGGGGCACGCGGCACTGTGCTTCCTATGGCGCTGGAACCGCTGGATATTGAGGCCGAAGTGGTGATGCGGGGAGTCCGTCGGCTCATCCGTGGCCAGGCCCAAGTGGCGCGAGCCGAGGGAGTCGTCGATCAACTCCGGTTATCTCCAGCAGATCCCGAAGTTCCAGAACAAGCCATCCGAGCCATTGAACAAGCGGACTGGGTGATTGCCGGTCCTGGCTCCTGGTATACCTCAGTTCTTCCGCATTTCATGGTGCCGCAGTTAGCGGATGCACTCCGACGGAGCCAAGCTCGAATATGCATTACGATGAATCTTTCTGCCGGGGTCAGTGAGACCGAGGGTATGACGAGCAGCGACCTCCTCAGGGTCTTGCTCGAGCGGGCTAAGGGGCGCAGTTTCGATGCCCTGGTGGCTGACCCGACGTGTTTGGACGATGCTCTCGACCTCGCAGAGTTTGCAGAGTCGCACGGGATCCATACCGTCTTGCGGCAGGTATCAATCGGGGATGGAACGGCCCGGCATGACCCAGTGCGTCTCGCTGCGGCGTACCGTGACGTCTTCGATTCGGTATTTTCGGACGTGGAGTAA
- the rapZ gene encoding RNase adapter RapZ produces the protein MTKSPGPDSVTPSPDPSSDTTEPLPPDISAETASQRDHCASASDISRQPEIVIITGLAGAGRETAAHALEDLGWYVVYNIAPQLIKTLYDLQSQAEGRDTRFACVVDPRSGPFFSELPEILHELARVEIRPRLVFLTADEQTLVRRFDSVRRPHPLQGDEGVLEGIRREREQLAPLKKLADVLVDTSALNVHQLTMRMRTAFGSAEDQRLTINVMSFGFKYGIPLEADHVSDVRFIPNPYWIPELRPLRGIDDEVAEFVLGAANAEEFVGAYLDMLAPVLRGYRTENKHFTTLAFGCTGGKHRSVAIAERIGEDLRRSGHVVRVRHRDLGRE, from the coding sequence ATGACAAAGTCACCGGGCCCTGATTCAGTAACTCCGTCCCCGGACCCCAGTTCCGATACCACAGAGCCCCTGCCGCCCGATATCTCTGCTGAGACTGCATCCCAGCGCGATCACTGCGCGTCAGCCTCGGACATATCGCGTCAGCCCGAGATCGTCATCATCACCGGGCTTGCTGGCGCCGGACGGGAGACAGCGGCTCATGCCCTGGAGGACCTGGGCTGGTATGTCGTCTACAACATCGCTCCTCAGCTGATCAAAACCCTGTACGACCTCCAATCCCAGGCCGAAGGCCGTGACACTCGGTTTGCCTGTGTGGTTGACCCTCGCAGCGGCCCCTTCTTCTCTGAACTACCTGAAATCTTGCATGAGCTGGCGCGAGTAGAAATTCGTCCACGGCTCGTTTTCCTCACCGCTGACGAACAGACCCTAGTGCGTCGGTTTGATTCCGTGCGCCGTCCGCACCCCCTACAGGGTGACGAAGGCGTCCTCGAGGGGATCCGAAGGGAACGCGAACAGCTGGCGCCACTAAAAAAGCTGGCGGATGTTTTGGTCGACACGTCGGCTCTGAATGTTCACCAGCTCACGATGCGAATGCGAACAGCCTTCGGATCCGCCGAAGACCAACGGTTAACCATCAATGTGATGTCGTTCGGATTCAAATACGGCATTCCTTTGGAAGCAGACCACGTTAGTGACGTCCGGTTTATCCCCAACCCCTATTGGATTCCTGAACTGCGCCCATTGCGCGGCATCGACGATGAAGTTGCCGAGTTCGTTCTCGGGGCAGCTAATGCCGAAGAATTTGTTGGCGCGTATCTCGACATGCTGGCTCCGGTTCTGCGCGGTTATCGCACGGAGAATAAACACTTCACAACCCTGGCATTTGGCTGCACCGGCGGTAAACACCGGTCCGTTGCTATTGCCGAACGCATCGGGGAGGACCTTCGCCGCAGCGGACATGTAGTGCGGGTACGGCACCGCGATTTGGGGCGGGAATGA